In a genomic window of Myotis daubentonii chromosome 18, mMyoDau2.1, whole genome shotgun sequence:
- the LOC132220842 gene encoding histone H2A type 1: MSGRGKQGGKARAKAKTRSSRAGLQFPVGRVHRLLRKGNYAERVGAGAPVYLAAVLEYLTAEILELAGNAARDNKKTRIIPRHLQLAIRNDEELNKLLGKVTIAQGGVLPNIQAVLLPKKTESHHKAKGK; this comes from the coding sequence ATGTCCGGCCGCGGCAAGCAGGGCGGCAAGGCGCGCGCCAAGGCCAAGACGCGGTCCTCGCGGGCCGGGCTGCAGTTCCCCGTGGGCCGCGTGCACCGGCTGCTCCGCAAGGGCAACTACGCCGAGCGCGTCGGCGCGGGCGCGCCCGTGTACCTGGCGGCGGTGCTGGAGTACCTGACGGCCGAGATCCTGGAGCTGGCGGGCAACGCGGCGCGCGACAACAAGAAGACGCGCATCATCCCGCGCCACCTGCAGCTGGCCATCCGCAACGACGAGGAGCTCAACAAGCTGCTGGGCAAGGTGACCATCGCGCAGGGCGGCGTGCTGCCCAACATCCAGGCCGTGCTGCTGCCCAAGAAGACCGAGAGCCACCACAAGGCCAAGGGCAAGTGA
- the LOC132220850 gene encoding histone H2B type 1-C/E/F/G/I has translation MPEPAKSAPAPKKGSKKAVTKAQKKDGKKRKRSRKESYSVYVYKVLKQVHPDTGISSKAMGIMNSFVNDIFERIAGEASRLAHYNKRSTITSREIQTAVRLLLPGELAKHAVSEGTKAVTKYTSSK, from the coding sequence ATGCCCGAGCCCGCCAAGTCCGCGCCCGCCCCGAAGAAGGGCTCCAAGAAGGCGGTGACCAAGGCGCAGAAGAAAGACGGCAAGAAGCGCAAGCGCAGCCGCAAGGAGAGCTACTCGGTGTACGTGTACAAGGTGCTCAAGCAGGTGCACCCCGACACCGGCATCTCGTCCAAGGCCATGGGCATCATGAACTCGTTCGTCAACGACATCTTCGAGCGCATCGCGGGCGAGGCGTCGCGCCTGGCGCATTACAACAAGCGCTCGACCATCACGTCCCGGGAGATCCAGACGGCCGTGCGCCTGCTGCTGCCCGGCGAGCTGGCCAAGCACGCCGTGTCCGAGGGCACCAAGGCCGTCACCAAGTACACCAGCTCCAAGTAG
- the LOC132220847 gene encoding histone H2A type 1-H, translating into MSGRGKQGGKARAKAKTRSSRAGLQFPVGRVHRLLRKGNYAERVGAGAPVYLAAVLEYLTAEILELAGNAARDNKKTRIIPRHLQLAIRNDEELNKLLGKVTIAQGGVLPNIQAVLLPKKTESHHKAK; encoded by the coding sequence ATGTCCGGCCGCGGCAAGCAGGGCGGCAAGGCGCGCGCCAAGGCCAAGACGCGGTCCTCGCGGGCCGGGCTGCAGTTCCCCGTGGGCCGCGTGCACCGGCTGCTCCGCAAGGGCAACTACGCCGAGCGCGTCGGCGCGGGCGCGCCCGTGTACCTGGCGGCGGTGCTGGAGTACCTGACGGCCGAGATCCTGGAGCTGGCGGGCAACGCGGCGCGCGACAACAAGAAGACGCGCATCATCCCGCGCCACCTGCAGCTGGCCATCCGCAACGACGAGGAGCTCAACAAGCTGCTGGGCAAGGTGACCATCGCGCAGGGCGGCGTGCTGCCCAACATCCAGGCCGTGCTGCTGCCCAAGAAGACCGAGAGCCACCACAAGGCCAAATAA
- the H1-5 gene encoding histone H1.5: MSETAPAEAAAPAPVEKSPAKKKAARKPAGGAAKRKASGPPVSELITKAVAASKERNGLSLAALKKALAAAGYDVDKNNSRIKLGLKSLVSKGTLVQTKGTGASGSFKLNKKAASGEAKPKAKKAGAAKPRKPAGSTPKKPRKATAAKKSGKKTPKKPKKPAATGAKKAAKSPKKAKAAAKPRKAARSPAKPKPVKPKAPKAKPAKPKSAKPKSAKTKKAAPKKK, from the coding sequence ATGTCGGAAACCGCTCCCGCGGAGGCCGCCGCCCCGGCGCCGGTGGAGAAGTCCCCCGCCAAGAAGAAGGCGGCCAGGAAGCCGGCGGGCGGCGCCGCCAAGCGCAAGGCGTCCGGGCCGCCCGTGTCCGAGCTCATCACCAAGGCGGTCGCCGCCTCCAAGGAGCGCAACGGGCTCTCGCTGGCCGCGCTCAAGAAGGCGCTGGCGGCCGCGGGCTACGACGTGGACAAGAACAACAGCCGCATCAAGCTGGGCCTCAAGAGCCTGGTGAGCAAGGGCACCCTGGTGCAGACCAAGGGCACCGGCGCCTCGGGCTCCTTCAAGCTCAACAAGAAGGCGGCCTCCGGCGAGGCCAAGCCCAAGGCCAAGAAGGCGGGCGCGGCCAAGCCCAGGAAGCCCGCGGGCTCCACCCCCAAGAAGCCCAGGAAGGCGACAGCCGCCAAGAAGTCCGGGAAGAAGACCCCCAAGAAGCCGAAGAAGCCGGCGGCCACCGGCGCCAAGAAGGCGGCCAAGAGCCCCAAGAAGGCCAAGGCCGCCGCCAAGCCCCGGAAGGCCGCCAGGAGCCCGGCCAAGCCCAAGCCCGTGAAGCCCAAGGCGCCCAAGGCCAAGCCTGCCAAGCCCAAGAGCGCCAAGCCCAAGTCCGCGAAGACCAAGAAGGCGGCTCCGAAAAAGAAGTAG